The Edaphobacter sp. 12200R-103 genome contains a region encoding:
- a CDS encoding ribonuclease J, whose product MAQDKLKLIPLGGLGEFGMNCMALRWQDDIIVIDAGLMFPEDELLGVDIVVPDISYLTENRDKVRGIVLTHGHEDHIGGLPWILSELNVPVYGTEFTLAFVEGKLEEHELLDDAELNEILPGHKVTLGPFSILPIRVTHSLVDCVALAIYTPVGIVLHTGDFKVDLSPTDGRPFDLQAFAELGKQGVLALLQDSTNVDRRGYTPSERAVRPRLDEIFGQTKKKLFFSCFSSSIHRLRLAMDLAAEHGRKVAIIGRSLDNATEIAQDLGYLDPAPGLLIHPGQIKDFPPEKLCIMISGTQGEPMSALSRAAVNNHKFARIDAGDTVLMSSRVIPGNEKSIYRVIDHLERRDAKVIYDDGTAGLIHVSGHASQEELRLMINLVRPKFFIPIHGDYRHLKRHVELASSMGMVEQAILMEDGEVLELDSTSAVKTGEVTVGRVCIDSGGAASDVVEDLVIRDRRHLSEDGIVLPIIAINKGTGKLENLPEIVMRGMAVPEEGLIAEARQVVQRTLDGSSSEEKADYGVVKEKIRTDLKRFIQKSMSRRPLIMPVILEI is encoded by the coding sequence ATGGCACAAGATAAATTGAAGCTGATTCCGCTGGGAGGGCTGGGCGAGTTCGGTATGAACTGCATGGCACTCCGCTGGCAGGATGACATTATCGTCATCGATGCCGGCCTGATGTTTCCCGAAGACGAGCTGCTGGGGGTAGACATCGTCGTCCCGGACATCAGTTACCTGACGGAAAACCGCGACAAGGTTCGCGGCATTGTTCTAACCCATGGGCATGAGGACCACATTGGCGGCCTCCCGTGGATTCTCTCGGAACTGAACGTCCCGGTCTACGGCACGGAGTTCACCCTGGCCTTTGTCGAAGGCAAGCTGGAAGAGCATGAGCTGCTGGACGACGCGGAGCTGAACGAGATTCTTCCCGGCCACAAGGTCACCCTGGGACCATTCTCCATTCTCCCCATCCGGGTGACGCACTCGCTGGTGGATTGCGTGGCGCTGGCGATCTATACGCCGGTGGGCATTGTTCTGCATACTGGCGACTTCAAAGTGGACCTGTCCCCGACGGACGGACGCCCCTTCGACTTGCAGGCATTTGCCGAACTTGGCAAGCAGGGCGTGCTGGCGCTCCTGCAGGACTCCACCAACGTGGATCGCAGAGGCTATACGCCCAGCGAAAGGGCAGTGCGCCCACGGCTGGACGAGATCTTCGGACAGACGAAGAAGAAGCTGTTCTTCAGTTGCTTTTCCTCATCGATTCATCGGCTTCGCCTGGCGATGGACCTTGCAGCCGAACACGGTAGAAAAGTTGCCATCATTGGGCGTTCGCTGGACAATGCCACCGAAATTGCGCAGGACCTGGGCTACCTGGACCCCGCGCCGGGGCTGCTGATCCATCCGGGTCAGATTAAGGACTTCCCGCCGGAGAAGCTGTGCATCATGATCAGCGGCACGCAGGGCGAGCCGATGAGCGCGCTCAGCCGGGCGGCAGTGAACAATCACAAATTCGCCCGCATTGACGCTGGCGATACCGTACTGATGAGCTCGCGAGTCATTCCGGGGAACGAGAAATCGATCTACCGGGTGATCGACCATCTGGAGCGGCGCGACGCCAAGGTGATCTACGACGACGGCACCGCTGGCCTGATCCACGTGAGCGGTCACGCCAGCCAGGAAGAGCTACGGCTGATGATCAATCTCGTCCGGCCAAAGTTCTTTATCCCCATCCACGGGGACTATCGCCATCTGAAGCGACACGTCGAGCTGGCTTCGTCGATGGGCATGGTCGAGCAGGCGATCCTGATGGAAGACGGCGAGGTCCTGGAGCTGGACAGCACTTCGGCGGTGAAGACCGGAGAAGTGACGGTCGGACGCGTCTGCATCGACTCCGGCGGCGCCGCGTCTGATGTCGTCGAGGACCTCGTGATCCGCGATAGAAGACATCTGAGCGAAGACGGAATCGTATTGCCGATCATTGCCATCAATAAGGGCACTGGAAAACTTGAAAACCTTCCCGAGATCGTGATGCGTGGAATGGCTGTGCCGGAAGAGGGGCTGATCGCGGAGGCCAGGCAGGTCGTCCAGAGAACTCTCGATGGCTCTTCGAGCGAAGAGAAGGCCGACTACGGGGTGGTCAAGGAGAAGATCCGGACCGACCTGAAGCGCTTTATCCAGAAGAGCATGAGCCGGCGTCCGCTGATTATGCCGGTCATCCTGGAGATCTGA
- a CDS encoding patatin-like phospholipase family protein yields the protein MLSLTSPRCLRLALAATLLAIGTTVAAQQNPAFTNRVQQTAPLGGKARPKIGLVLEGGGALGFAHIGVLEWMEEHHIPVDSVAGTSMGGLVGGLYASGLSPDEIRSFVEHIDWPSVLSGQVPFPALSYRRKEDKLAYPNHLEFGLNHGVTLPSALNSGAAVGLLFDRTVLPYWNLRSFDDLPIPFRCVATELNTGQPHVFEDGSLSQALRATMSIPGLFAPVHHGNEIYADGAAVDNLPVDVAREMGAQVVISSYLNAGPVQKDVLSSMTGVMGRNISIMVANNEINSLKNSDIVVSSDVSKVGALDFEKHDQIIPLGYEAAGLESNELEKYALNDADWAAYMAARKARRRTEVPVPQFIEVYGISGTSQADIHARFQEFIGKPIDTAAIEKTIAVVQGTGLYSTINYNMTEKDGRIGLLIRPRNKTWGPPFMNLGIPILANDANNVQLGIGVRATFFNMYGAGSELRLDGALGQPATLSAELFKPLKVGSKAFVAPHAYLSRQINPYYVGNQQLEQYREYRNGLGLDLGYQFNARTELRIGEDVQWFNEHRTIGTDGEQEFSLIPFVSRVRFQYLGQNDVMVPTSGSAISTSYNYFTKRPNDAGGYSQLSGRLEQFIPIRSKGILFGQAQGGTSFGADNLGLAGLTLGGPLRLSAYARNELLGTDYFLGQVGYLHLLARLNPIFADAVYAGGVYEIGKMYGGNAQTPSTPNDVAGALVIKTLIGPVFGGLSIGDSDHRRWFFGVGRIF from the coding sequence ATGTTGAGTCTTACATCTCCCCGCTGCCTGCGCCTGGCGCTTGCAGCAACGCTTCTGGCGATCGGAACAACGGTTGCAGCGCAACAAAATCCGGCTTTTACGAACAGAGTGCAACAGACTGCTCCTCTGGGTGGAAAGGCGCGCCCGAAGATCGGACTGGTACTCGAAGGCGGTGGAGCGCTGGGATTTGCGCATATCGGCGTGCTTGAGTGGATGGAAGAGCACCATATCCCCGTCGATTCCGTTGCAGGAACCAGCATGGGCGGACTGGTCGGCGGATTGTATGCTTCCGGGCTGTCGCCAGATGAGATACGCAGTTTTGTAGAGCATATTGACTGGCCCTCCGTTCTTAGCGGGCAGGTTCCCTTCCCTGCTCTGAGCTATCGCCGCAAGGAAGATAAGCTCGCCTATCCGAACCACCTGGAGTTTGGGCTGAACCATGGCGTGACACTGCCCAGCGCATTGAACTCGGGAGCGGCGGTGGGACTGCTTTTCGATCGCACCGTGTTGCCCTACTGGAACCTGAGGAGCTTCGACGATCTTCCGATTCCCTTTCGATGCGTCGCTACGGAGCTCAACACCGGTCAACCTCACGTGTTTGAGGACGGCTCCCTGTCGCAGGCGCTGCGGGCGACGATGTCGATCCCTGGATTATTCGCTCCGGTGCATCATGGCAACGAGATCTATGCCGATGGAGCCGCGGTCGATAACCTGCCGGTCGATGTTGCCCGCGAAATGGGTGCGCAGGTGGTGATCTCCTCCTATCTGAATGCCGGGCCGGTCCAAAAGGATGTGCTGAGCTCGATGACCGGCGTGATGGGACGCAACATCTCCATCATGGTGGCCAATAACGAGATCAACAGCCTGAAGAACTCCGATATTGTGGTCTCCTCCGACGTCTCCAAGGTGGGAGCGCTCGATTTCGAGAAGCACGATCAGATCATTCCATTGGGATATGAGGCCGCGGGACTTGAGTCGAACGAGCTGGAGAAGTATGCCTTGAATGACGCGGACTGGGCAGCCTATATGGCTGCGCGCAAGGCACGCCGCAGGACGGAGGTTCCTGTTCCCCAGTTTATTGAGGTCTATGGGATCAGCGGCACCTCGCAGGCGGACATTCACGCGCGGTTCCAGGAGTTTATTGGGAAGCCTATCGATACTGCGGCAATTGAGAAGACCATTGCAGTCGTGCAGGGAACGGGACTCTACTCCACGATCAACTACAACATGACGGAGAAGGACGGCAGGATAGGCCTGCTGATCCGCCCGCGGAACAAGACATGGGGTCCGCCATTCATGAATCTCGGCATCCCCATCCTTGCCAATGACGCCAACAATGTCCAACTGGGTATCGGCGTGCGGGCTACGTTTTTCAACATGTATGGAGCCGGTTCGGAGCTTCGGCTGGATGGCGCGCTGGGTCAGCCCGCAACTCTGAGCGCGGAGCTTTTCAAGCCCCTGAAGGTCGGCTCCAAGGCGTTCGTTGCACCTCATGCTTATCTATCGCGGCAGATCAATCCGTACTATGTGGGGAATCAGCAGTTGGAGCAGTACCGGGAATACCGCAACGGACTGGGCCTGGATCTTGGATACCAGTTCAACGCCCGGACGGAGCTGCGGATCGGCGAAGATGTTCAGTGGTTCAATGAGCACCGCACGATCGGCACCGATGGAGAGCAGGAGTTCAGCCTCATTCCATTCGTCAGCCGAGTGCGGTTTCAATACCTCGGTCAGAACGATGTCATGGTTCCGACGTCGGGCAGCGCAATCTCGACCTCCTATAACTACTTCACCAAGCGGCCGAACGACGCCGGGGGATACTCCCAGCTTTCAGGGCGGCTGGAGCAGTTTATTCCCATCCGATCGAAGGGTATTCTGTTCGGTCAGGCGCAGGGAGGAACAAGCTTCGGCGCCGATAACCTGGGGCTGGCGGGGCTCACCCTCGGCGGCCCCCTGCGCCTGAGCGCCTATGCCCGGAATGAGCTGCTGGGAACCGATTACTTCCTGGGGCAGGTGGGGTATCTGCATCTGCTGGCGCGGCTGAACCCAATCTTTGCGGATGCGGTATACGCCGGGGGCGTCTACGAGATCGGTAAGATGTACGGCGGCAATGCACAGACGCCTTCGACTCCCAATGATGTGGCGGGCGCCCTTGTCATCAAAACACTGATTGGGCCGGTATTTGGAGGCCTGAGCATCGGGGACAGCGATCATCGCCGCTGGTTCTTCGGGGTGGGCCGGATCTTCTAG
- a CDS encoding threonine/serine dehydratase, translated as MSEFVTLDEIRAAKERISGVAVRTPLYRVERARLRMAKLPEPKFDLYIKAESEQPIGSFKLRGAFNMVSRLSPEARSRGVITYSSGNHAQGVAYAARALGAKAVIVMPSNAPAVKKAATKALGAKIVEVGPASSERRIKAEELVEEFGYAMIPPYDAPEIIAGQATCGLEIVEQLPDVDLVISPVSGGGLLSGVATAVKLAAQEGLASADINVWGAEPELSADARESFYSGKLVEWPAEKTVRTIADGLRTQSMGVRNFEHVLRFVDGIVSVSEQEIFTAMRTILTATRLVAEPSGAVTLAAALFHADEFPEVRKVAVILSGGNLEPELREKLGAEIAAGG; from the coding sequence ATGAGCGAGTTTGTGACCCTGGATGAGATACGGGCAGCGAAGGAAAGGATCAGCGGAGTTGCCGTACGGACGCCGCTTTACCGGGTTGAGAGAGCGCGCCTGCGCATGGCGAAGCTGCCTGAGCCGAAGTTCGATCTCTACATCAAGGCCGAGAGCGAACAGCCAATTGGGAGCTTCAAGCTGCGTGGCGCCTTCAATATGGTCTCGCGACTTTCGCCGGAGGCACGGTCCCGCGGAGTCATTACCTACTCAAGCGGCAACCACGCGCAAGGCGTAGCCTATGCGGCGAGGGCGCTGGGCGCGAAAGCCGTTATCGTAATGCCGTCCAATGCTCCGGCGGTGAAGAAGGCCGCAACGAAGGCACTGGGAGCGAAGATCGTGGAGGTGGGGCCGGCCTCGTCGGAGCGCCGCATCAAGGCCGAAGAGCTGGTCGAGGAATTTGGCTATGCCATGATTCCGCCCTATGACGCTCCGGAGATCATCGCCGGTCAGGCGACGTGCGGGCTGGAGATCGTGGAGCAGCTTCCGGACGTCGATTTGGTGATCTCCCCGGTCAGCGGCGGCGGCCTGCTGAGCGGAGTAGCAACTGCGGTCAAGCTGGCCGCTCAGGAGGGCCTTGCCTCTGCCGATATAAATGTATGGGGCGCCGAACCGGAGTTGTCAGCAGATGCGCGCGAGAGCTTCTACTCCGGGAAGCTGGTGGAGTGGCCCGCGGAAAAGACCGTGCGCACCATTGCCGACGGCCTGCGGACGCAGAGCATGGGGGTTCGGAACTTCGAGCATGTACTGCGGTTTGTCGATGGAATCGTTTCGGTCAGCGAGCAGGAGATCTTCACGGCGATGCGCACCATTCTGACCGCAACCCGGCTGGTCGCTGAACCGAGCGGAGCGGTCACGCTGGCTGCCGCGCTGTTTCATGCGGATGAGTTTCCTGAAGTGCGCAAGGTCGCGGTCATTCTGAGCGGAGGGAACCTGGAACCCGAACTTAGGGAGAAGCTCGGTGCAGAGATTGCAGCAGGTGGGTGA
- a CDS encoding SH3 domain-containing protein, translating to MRMIDLGRAGVVAMLVAACASVWAQKRDNSSGYDLAARATVLHEANVYVAADPNSQRVSTVLPGHEVVVVERSSPWVKVFANTDVQEDPEDKPEFGDENAPTPASGWIRDKGVVGPTTPEGDVILYGAAANLEDAASRPNAPKNAAMQAHLLYRRVSDYFPQSRLAPEAAWRSADIRWQLEKRDISSLPSAHEQDPILRPTIYEGEMKKIIKNDRGSKYAAMAAYEMLDNKLCGDWQGLPKCPEKEADLYEKYARQFPDGPRTAQALYNAVYREATIVTMYTVQEDKKKADAAASKTQALAAEMKTKFPQADDTARAVSIAYKVAQGIPIYGNDRD from the coding sequence ATGAGGATGATCGATTTGGGGCGTGCGGGCGTCGTTGCGATGCTGGTAGCAGCATGCGCGAGCGTATGGGCGCAGAAGCGGGACAACAGCTCGGGGTACGACCTTGCAGCACGCGCCACGGTTCTACATGAGGCGAACGTCTATGTTGCAGCCGATCCAAATTCACAGCGAGTGTCGACAGTTCTGCCGGGACACGAGGTGGTCGTTGTGGAGCGCAGCTCGCCCTGGGTAAAGGTCTTCGCCAACACGGACGTGCAGGAAGATCCGGAGGACAAGCCTGAGTTCGGGGACGAGAATGCTCCTACGCCGGCATCGGGCTGGATTCGGGATAAAGGGGTTGTGGGCCCGACGACGCCGGAGGGGGATGTAATTCTCTATGGTGCGGCGGCGAATCTCGAAGACGCGGCCAGCAGGCCCAACGCACCGAAGAATGCCGCGATGCAAGCGCATCTGCTGTATCGACGGGTCTCTGACTACTTTCCGCAGTCGAGACTGGCACCCGAAGCAGCGTGGCGGTCGGCCGACATCCGATGGCAGTTGGAGAAACGTGACATCAGTTCCCTTCCTTCAGCCCACGAGCAGGACCCCATCCTTCGCCCAACGATCTACGAAGGCGAGATGAAGAAGATTATCAAGAATGATCGGGGCTCGAAGTACGCCGCCATGGCAGCGTACGAGATGCTGGACAACAAGCTGTGCGGCGACTGGCAGGGACTTCCCAAATGCCCGGAGAAGGAGGCCGATCTCTACGAGAAATACGCGCGACAGTTTCCGGATGGACCTCGGACGGCACAGGCACTCTACAACGCTGTCTACCGCGAGGCCACGATTGTAACGATGTATACGGTTCAGGAAGATAAGAAGAAGGCGGATGCGGCTGCATCCAAAACCCAGGCCCTGGCTGCGGAGATGAAGACGAAGTTCCCGCAGGCGGACGACACCGCTCGCGCTGTCAGCATCGCATACAAGGTTGCGCAGGGGATCCCTATCTATGGCAATGATCGCGATTGA
- a CDS encoding GNAT family N-acetyltransferase: protein MAMIAIDGQDVITREIAMEDAEAVAELSGQLGYETSTQKVKERIATMLPLEKDHLALVAVVRGEVAGWIEAEIARHLQSEPHAVITGLVIRDGYRSLGIGSRLCAQVEDWGQQRGISIIRVTSRMTREQAHRFYLREGFVQVKTSAVFEKILSSETE from the coding sequence ATGGCAATGATCGCGATTGACGGCCAGGACGTGATAACGCGAGAGATTGCAATGGAAGACGCCGAAGCTGTCGCGGAACTCAGCGGCCAGCTTGGGTATGAGACATCGACCCAGAAGGTGAAAGAGCGGATCGCAACGATGCTCCCGCTCGAGAAAGATCACCTCGCGCTGGTGGCAGTCGTTCGGGGCGAGGTCGCTGGGTGGATTGAGGCGGAGATAGCAAGACACCTGCAGTCGGAGCCGCATGCCGTGATCACCGGGCTCGTCATCCGTGACGGCTATCGATCGCTCGGGATCGGCAGCCGCTTGTGTGCGCAGGTAGAAGACTGGGGTCAGCAGAGAGGGATTTCAATCATACGGGTTACCTCCCGGATGACCCGCGAACAGGCCCATCGGTTCTACCTGAGAGAAGGCTTCGTACAGGTCAAAACCTCAGCCGTATTTGAGAAGATACTCTCCTCCGAGACCGAATAA
- a CDS encoding undecaprenyl-diphosphate phosphatase encodes MPILKVIVLAIVQGLAELLPVSSSAHVVVAEKLMGLDPSSPEMTLLLVMLHTGTMFAVIVYFWKQWKRSYFASADAFKRFLIRVIWATLLTGIIGIAIKTVIEKTMFHGAPKAEIEELFGRLDLIAPALLAAGVLIIIAGIREKKGPPPQQVYGNSVTMRQAGWMGAIQGLCLPFRGFSRSGATISTGMLANTSKDRAERFSFALAVVLTPPVVLREAMRLIKASHAAAETGVHIDLHASVATSLIGMVLAFFAGLVALRWLSAWLEEGRWYLFGIYCVVASGAVFYLHHLGY; translated from the coding sequence ATGCCGATTCTGAAGGTTATTGTGCTCGCCATTGTGCAGGGACTCGCCGAGCTTCTGCCGGTCTCGAGCTCTGCTCACGTTGTTGTCGCGGAAAAGCTGATGGGGCTCGACCCCTCCTCCCCGGAGATGACGCTTCTGCTGGTCATGCTTCATACGGGTACGATGTTCGCGGTCATCGTGTACTTCTGGAAGCAATGGAAGCGGAGCTATTTTGCAAGCGCCGATGCCTTCAAGAGATTTCTGATCCGCGTGATCTGGGCGACTCTTCTGACCGGGATCATCGGCATCGCCATCAAGACGGTGATCGAAAAGACGATGTTTCATGGAGCACCCAAGGCAGAGATCGAAGAACTCTTCGGCAGGCTCGATCTGATTGCCCCGGCGCTGCTGGCTGCCGGTGTGCTGATTATCATTGCGGGGATTCGCGAAAAGAAGGGCCCCCCGCCCCAGCAGGTCTACGGAAACAGCGTGACCATGCGACAGGCGGGATGGATGGGAGCCATTCAAGGACTCTGCCTTCCCTTTCGCGGCTTCTCGCGATCAGGCGCAACCATCTCAACTGGCATGCTGGCGAATACAAGCAAAGATCGCGCTGAGAGGTTCAGTTTCGCGTTGGCCGTCGTTCTGACGCCGCCCGTGGTTTTGCGTGAGGCGATGCGGCTCATCAAGGCGTCGCATGCCGCAGCAGAGACGGGAGTGCACATCGATCTGCACGCAAGTGTGGCGACCAGCCTTATCGGCATGGTCCTGGCGTTTTTTGCAGGCCTGGTGGCACTGCGCTGGCTGAGCGCGTGGCTCGAAGAGGGGCGATGGTATCTCTTCGGCATCTATTGTGTGGTTGCTTCAGGCGCCGTGTTTTACCTGCACCATCTGGGCTATTAG
- a CDS encoding PA2169 family four-helix-bundle protein, with amino-acid sequence MPTDADKRNEMHLAVTSVINVLIDSQKGFAEIGDHLKDEALKRYFLAESLKRASFRGDLEEVLHQNGFHDIKESGTTAGTLHRVWSDLKAKLGGNDHGLLAAAEEGEDAAKDAYADALKQDLPLPVRQILTEQQAHILSSHQYVKNHRDQPQAG; translated from the coding sequence ATGCCCACCGACGCTGACAAGCGAAACGAGATGCACCTTGCCGTTACGTCTGTAATCAATGTTCTTATCGATAGCCAGAAGGGATTCGCAGAGATAGGCGATCACCTGAAGGATGAGGCGTTGAAACGGTACTTCCTTGCCGAGTCGCTGAAAAGAGCGAGCTTTCGCGGCGATCTCGAAGAGGTTCTTCATCAGAACGGATTTCACGACATCAAGGAGTCCGGCACCACAGCCGGTACGCTGCATCGCGTCTGGAGCGATCTGAAAGCAAAGCTGGGCGGCAACGATCACGGCCTGCTGGCCGCTGCCGAGGAGGGCGAGGATGCGGCCAAAGATGCCTATGCCGATGCCCTGAAGCAGGATCTGCCACTGCCTGTACGCCAGATTCTGACGGAGCAGCAGGCCCACATCCTCAGCTCGCACCAATACGTCAAAAACCATCGGGATCAGCCGCAAGCCGGGTAA
- a CDS encoding DNA translocase FtsK encodes MKTLRLVSTPTRNRRLNEIIGLTVLVAAVLLFLALVSYTPTDSSLNTVGAYISGRPAHNWTGIAGAYVSDAMLQAIGVAAFLLPLVLGRLGICWMMSRPAGSPLAKAVGLAMWVIFGPAAIALLPGHLLWKGTLPIAGTSGRLLADMLVAYLNLPGASIVLALMVALSLYLATTFTFNTAREWTTMRFGFAQRMWERWVQWRESRQGPDLPVEQYGSKRERAELRARREHELAERKAREAEERRNKSNTTLLGSLFGWLSRRKRKAEATANEDETFAAPESSVWHGMPRTMVDAPPVTALGTATAAVAPYAEDLAKAAEPVRAIDDASNFEGQPSLPRMIERTEAPPPRASRKRTEELQPVTAPADPANSDISFGKRADADIKAVAISPKSVRGYKLPPSSLLHRSEEQSTIREDVLRDEARVLVEKCAEFDVDGQVTHINPGPVVTTFEFKPDAGVKYSRVTGLADDLCLAMAAESILIERMAGKSTVGIQVPNSNRETIWLRDVVECESFAQSKSRLPIALGKDINGRIVTADLAAMPHVLIAGSTGSGKSVAINAMIMSVLFKSTPEQVRMILVDPKRVELGMYEGIPHLFTPIITEAKLAANALRNAVKEMERRLKLLAANHVRNIDQFNKLFDSGSGHLFEDVNQEPLPYIMIIIDELADLMMLDRANVEEAITRLAQMARAVGIHLVLATQRPSVDVITGLIKANVPTRMSFRLATKVDSRTIIDSNGAESLLGRGDMLYLPPGTSRVQRVHAPFVTEKEISSVTEFWKAQGEAEYAEGFLEGPKDEAGRDLDGGSDGESDDPMYDDAVRLVFEFGKASTSLLQRRLRIGYGRAAHLIDMMYNDGLVGPADGSKPRELLKSPDWLKEIDAAMR; translated from the coding sequence ATGAAGACTCTAAGACTCGTCTCGACCCCTACTCGCAATCGCCGTCTGAATGAGATTATCGGCCTTACCGTTCTGGTGGCGGCTGTCCTGCTTTTTCTTGCGCTGGTAAGTTACACCCCCACCGACTCGTCGCTGAATACCGTGGGTGCGTATATCTCCGGGCGACCGGCGCACAACTGGACTGGAATTGCGGGTGCGTATGTCTCCGACGCGATGCTGCAGGCGATCGGTGTAGCGGCCTTCCTGCTTCCGTTGGTTCTGGGCCGTCTCGGTATCTGCTGGATGATGTCCCGCCCGGCGGGATCTCCTTTGGCCAAAGCCGTAGGACTGGCGATGTGGGTGATCTTTGGTCCGGCCGCCATTGCGCTGCTGCCCGGCCACCTGCTGTGGAAGGGGACGCTGCCGATTGCAGGCACCAGCGGACGTCTGCTGGCCGACATGCTGGTAGCTTATCTCAATCTTCCGGGAGCCTCCATCGTCCTGGCCCTGATGGTTGCGTTATCGCTTTACCTGGCCACCACCTTCACGTTTAACACCGCACGCGAGTGGACCACCATGCGCTTCGGATTTGCGCAGAGGATGTGGGAGCGATGGGTTCAGTGGCGTGAGAGCCGGCAGGGGCCAGACCTGCCCGTAGAGCAGTATGGCAGCAAGCGGGAACGCGCGGAGCTTCGCGCACGCCGCGAACACGAACTGGCTGAACGCAAGGCACGAGAGGCAGAAGAGCGCAGGAACAAATCCAATACGACGCTGCTGGGGAGCCTCTTCGGCTGGTTGAGCCGCAGGAAGAGAAAGGCAGAAGCCACAGCAAACGAAGATGAAACCTTCGCCGCGCCAGAGTCTTCTGTCTGGCACGGAATGCCGCGGACCATGGTCGATGCTCCTCCGGTGACAGCTCTCGGCACCGCAACCGCTGCGGTCGCGCCCTATGCTGAAGATCTGGCAAAGGCAGCGGAACCCGTGCGTGCTATCGACGATGCCTCCAATTTTGAGGGGCAGCCCTCTCTGCCTCGCATGATCGAGAGGACGGAAGCGCCGCCGCCGCGAGCGAGCAGGAAGCGGACAGAGGAGTTGCAGCCCGTTACAGCGCCTGCCGATCCTGCAAACTCAGACATCTCCTTCGGCAAGCGGGCCGATGCTGATATCAAGGCAGTCGCAATCTCTCCGAAAAGCGTTCGGGGCTACAAGCTTCCGCCATCTTCACTTCTGCATCGCAGCGAAGAGCAATCCACCATTCGCGAAGACGTGCTGCGAGACGAGGCGCGGGTGCTGGTGGAGAAGTGCGCAGAGTTTGACGTCGATGGCCAGGTGACACATATCAATCCGGGCCCGGTGGTCACGACCTTTGAGTTCAAGCCCGACGCGGGCGTCAAGTACTCGCGCGTGACCGGACTCGCCGACGATCTCTGCCTCGCGATGGCGGCAGAGAGCATTCTGATCGAACGCATGGCGGGAAAGTCGACCGTCGGAATCCAGGTGCCGAACTCGAACCGTGAGACGATCTGGCTGCGTGATGTGGTCGAGTGCGAAAGCTTCGCGCAGTCAAAGTCCCGTCTCCCGATTGCGCTGGGCAAGGACATCAATGGCCGCATCGTCACCGCCGATCTGGCGGCGATGCCGCACGTGCTGATTGCAGGATCGACAGGCTCCGGTAAATCGGTCGCCATCAATGCCATGATCATGAGCGTTCTGTTCAAATCGACGCCCGAGCAGGTACGTATGATCCTGGTCGACCCCAAGAGGGTTGAGCTGGGGATGTATGAGGGCATCCCGCATCTCTTTACCCCCATCATTACTGAAGCCAAGCTGGCTGCAAACGCGCTCCGGAATGCTGTTAAAGAGATGGAGCGCCGCCTGAAGCTGCTGGCTGCGAATCACGTCAGGAATATCGACCAGTTCAATAAGCTGTTCGATAGCGGCAGCGGACATCTCTTTGAAGACGTGAACCAGGAGCCTCTGCCCTACATCATGATCATCATCGATGAGTTGGCCGATCTGATGATGCTCGACCGGGCCAACGTGGAAGAAGCAATTACACGACTGGCACAGATGGCGCGCGCGGTCGGCATCCACCTGGTGCTGGCGACACAGCGGCCCTCGGTCGACGTCATTACCGGCCTGATCAAGGCGAACGTTCCCACCCGCATGAGCTTCCGGCTGGCGACCAAGGTCGATTCCCGCACCATCATCGACTCCAATGGCGCCGAAAGCCTGCTGGGCCGCGGCGATATGCTCTACCTGCCGCCCGGCACCAGCCGCGTTCAACGCGTGCATGCTCCGTTTGTGACAGAAAAGGAGATCTCCTCCGTCACGGAGTTCTGGAAGGCTCAGGGCGAGGCCGAATACGCGGAAGGCTTCCTCGAAGGTCCCAAGGACGAAGCGGGCCGCGATCTGGATGGCGGTTCGGATGGAGAGTCCGACGATCCGATGTACGACGATGCTGTCCGCCTCGTCTTCGAGTTCGGAAAAGCTTCAACGTCGCTCCTGCAGCGCAGGCTTCGCATCGGTTACGGGCGCGCTGCTCACCTGATCGACATGATGTACAACGATGGATTGGTGGGACCGGCAGACGGATCGAAGCCGCGCGAGCTGCTGAAGTCGCCCGACTGGCTGAAAGAGATTGACGCCGCCATGCGCTGA